One stretch of Cellulomonas wangsupingiae DNA includes these proteins:
- a CDS encoding aminodeoxychorismate/anthranilate synthase component II, translating into MTRILVVDNYDSFVYTIVGYLDQLGAKTEVVRNDAVPSAAERAGYDGVLVSPGPGAPAAAGASTQVIRDCAAAGTPMLGVCLGHQALGEVFGGTVTHAPELMHGKTSEVEHGGQGVLAGLPVPFTATRYHSLAVVDGTFSDELVVTARANGIIMGLQHRELPLHGVQFHPESVLTEGGHRLLANWLELCGATDAVERSEGLHPLVRL; encoded by the coding sequence ATGACGCGGATCCTGGTCGTCGACAACTACGACTCGTTCGTCTACACGATCGTCGGCTACCTCGACCAGCTCGGTGCCAAGACGGAGGTCGTCCGCAACGACGCCGTCCCGTCGGCGGCCGAGCGGGCGGGGTACGACGGCGTCCTCGTCTCACCCGGGCCCGGCGCCCCGGCCGCCGCCGGCGCCAGCACGCAGGTGATCCGCGACTGCGCGGCCGCCGGCACCCCCATGCTCGGCGTCTGCCTCGGCCACCAGGCCCTCGGCGAGGTCTTCGGCGGGACCGTGACGCACGCGCCCGAGCTGATGCACGGCAAGACGAGCGAGGTCGAGCACGGCGGCCAGGGCGTCCTCGCGGGGCTGCCCGTGCCGTTCACGGCGACGCGTTACCACTCGCTGGCCGTCGTCGACGGGACGTTCTCCGACGAGCTGGTCGTCACGGCCCGCGCGAACGGGATCATCATGGGCCTGCAGCACCGCGAGCTGCCGCTGCACGGCGTGCAGTTCCACCCCGAGTCGGTGCTCACCGAGGGCGGCCACCGCCTGCTCGCGAACTGGCTCGAGCTGTGCGGCGCCACCGACGCCGTCGAGCGCTCGGAAGGGCTGCACCCGCTCGTCCGGCTCTGA